From the genome of Streptacidiphilus rugosus AM-16, one region includes:
- a CDS encoding cytidine deaminase, with translation MTLAAAVDWDALRAAAREAMARAYAPYSGFPVGAAALVEDGRIVSGCNVENASYGLGLCAECGLVSALHATGGGRLVAFTCCDRNGDPLMPCGRCRQLLWEHGGAELIVESVSGIRPLSELLPDAFGPERL, from the coding sequence GTGACCCTGGCCGCCGCCGTCGACTGGGACGCGCTGCGGGCCGCCGCCCGGGAGGCCATGGCGCGCGCGTACGCGCCGTACTCCGGCTTCCCGGTCGGCGCGGCGGCCCTGGTCGAGGACGGGCGGATCGTCAGCGGGTGCAACGTCGAGAACGCGTCGTACGGGCTGGGGCTGTGCGCGGAGTGCGGACTGGTGTCCGCCCTGCACGCCACCGGCGGCGGGCGACTGGTGGCGTTCACCTGCTGCGACCGCAACGGCGATCCGCTGATGCCGTGCGGTCGCTGCCGGCAGCTGCTGTGGGAGCACGGCGGCGCGGAGCTGATCGTGGAGTCGGTCTCGGGCATCCGCCCGCTGAGCGAGCTGCTCCCGGACGCCTTCGGACCCGAACGGCTCTGA
- a CDS encoding ABC transporter permease: MSSPTAVTNGKRVGMRRSTAYLLVAAALIGVSAVRAITGATDLTSSGQVGGTLALAVPIGMAGLGGLWSERSGVVNIGLEGMMILGTFFGAWGSWHWGAWAGVLCGVIGGALGGLLHAIVTVTFTVDHVVSGVAINLLALGATEYLASQTFQKVVGSKQSPPLASLSSWNIPGISPWLTKLEAHHWFFVSDLAGIIGGFVTGLSVLTVLAIALLVGTYFLLWRTPFGLRLRSCGENPTAAESLGVNVYKYKYIAVVVSGALAGLGGVFMVMVSSNVYQDGQTGGRGFIGLAALIFGNWRVGGMALGAMLFGYTDSLQLRGSDAVHALLLGVCVLLAAIALKKLLAKEYRQTIIYAVFAGLFGGWWASVHDVAPALVNCSPYVITLVVLAFASQRLRMPKADGMPYRKGQGK; this comes from the coding sequence ATGAGCTCGCCCACCGCAGTCACGAACGGCAAGCGGGTCGGCATGCGCCGCTCGACCGCCTACCTCCTCGTCGCGGCCGCGCTGATCGGCGTCTCCGCGGTCCGCGCCATCACCGGCGCGACCGACCTGACCTCCTCCGGTCAGGTGGGCGGCACGCTGGCGCTGGCCGTGCCGATCGGCATGGCCGGTCTCGGCGGCCTCTGGTCCGAGCGTTCCGGCGTGGTCAACATCGGCCTCGAAGGCATGATGATCCTCGGCACCTTCTTCGGCGCCTGGGGTTCCTGGCACTGGGGTGCCTGGGCCGGCGTGCTGTGCGGCGTCATCGGCGGTGCGCTCGGCGGCCTGCTGCACGCGATCGTGACGGTCACCTTCACCGTCGACCACGTCGTCTCGGGTGTCGCGATCAACCTGCTGGCCCTGGGCGCCACCGAGTACCTGGCCTCGCAGACCTTCCAGAAGGTGGTCGGCTCCAAGCAGTCCCCGCCGCTCGCCTCGCTCTCCTCCTGGAACATCCCCGGGATCTCGCCCTGGCTGACCAAGCTCGAGGCGCACCACTGGTTCTTCGTCTCCGACCTGGCCGGCATCATCGGCGGCTTCGTCACCGGCCTGTCCGTGCTGACGGTGCTCGCGATCGCGCTGCTGGTGGGCACGTACTTCCTGCTGTGGCGCACGCCGTTCGGCCTGCGTCTGCGGTCCTGCGGCGAGAACCCGACGGCCGCGGAGTCGCTGGGCGTCAACGTCTACAAGTACAAGTACATCGCGGTGGTCGTCTCCGGCGCGCTGGCCGGTCTGGGCGGCGTCTTCATGGTGATGGTCTCCTCGAACGTCTACCAGGACGGTCAGACCGGAGGCCGCGGCTTCATCGGCCTCGCCGCGCTGATCTTCGGCAACTGGCGTGTCGGCGGCATGGCGCTCGGCGCGATGCTCTTCGGCTACACCGACTCGCTGCAGCTGCGCGGCAGTGACGCGGTGCACGCGCTGCTGCTCGGCGTCTGCGTGCTGCTGGCCGCGATCGCGCTGAAGAAGCTGCTGGCGAAGGAGTACAGGCAGACGATCATCTATGCCGTCTTCGCCGGGCTCTTCGGCGGCTGGTGGGCCAGCGTCCACGACGTGGCGCCGGCTCTGGTCAACTGCTCGCCCTACGTCATCACGCTGGTCGTGCTGGCCTTCGCCTCGCAGCGGCTGCGGATGCCCAAGGCGGACGGCATGCCGTACCGGAAGGGGCAGGGGAAGTGA
- a CDS encoding ABC transporter permease: MRAYFDRLDWERIGLAIAAPVLAILFAALVTTIVLLISGQSPTLALSDIFSYDIHPDSTVAILNRATTYFLAGLAVALGFRMNIFNIGVEGQYKIGVFFAAYVAGIVGAPGPIKIILAIVAGVVAGALYAGIVAVLKVTRGVNEVIASIMLNYIAINLIAYLLQPNTLGFQAPGSNNVSTKPLPASAMFFTISTYGGNIWGFVIIAALLGVGFHLLLARTRFGFDLRTAGQSDGAAQASGVNTKKMILIALLLSGGLAGLTGVPELLQDAGSYNLTFPSGVGFTGIAIALLGRNNPIGIALGALMWGAFDRASNQLGFDGFQPEIVLIIEGTIVISVVVAYEVVRRYGLKRQQSRVGRELAAAAAQAAGSTNKEAAA; encoded by the coding sequence GTGCGCGCCTACTTCGACCGTCTCGACTGGGAGCGCATCGGGCTCGCGATCGCCGCGCCCGTGCTGGCGATCCTGTTCGCGGCCCTGGTCACCACGATCGTGCTGCTGATCTCCGGGCAGAGCCCGACGCTCGCGCTGAGCGACATCTTCAGCTACGACATCCACCCGGACTCCACGGTCGCCATTCTCAACCGGGCCACGACCTACTTCCTGGCCGGTCTGGCCGTGGCGCTCGGCTTCCGGATGAACATCTTCAACATCGGCGTCGAGGGCCAGTACAAGATCGGCGTCTTCTTCGCCGCGTACGTCGCGGGCATCGTCGGCGCCCCGGGCCCGATCAAGATCATCCTGGCGATCGTGGCCGGCGTCGTCGCCGGTGCGCTGTACGCCGGCATCGTCGCTGTGCTGAAGGTGACCCGCGGCGTGAACGAGGTCATCGCCTCGATCATGCTGAACTACATCGCCATCAACCTGATCGCGTACCTGCTCCAGCCGAACACCCTCGGCTTCCAGGCGCCCGGCAGCAACAACGTCAGCACCAAGCCGCTGCCCGCGAGCGCGATGTTCTTCACCATCAGCACCTACGGCGGCAACATCTGGGGCTTCGTCATCATCGCGGCGCTCCTGGGCGTCGGCTTCCACCTGCTGCTCGCGCGTACGCGCTTCGGCTTCGACCTGCGCACCGCCGGTCAGTCGGACGGCGCGGCGCAGGCCTCCGGCGTCAACACCAAGAAGATGATCCTCATCGCGCTGCTGCTCTCGGGTGGTCTGGCCGGTCTGACCGGCGTCCCCGAGCTGCTGCAGGACGCGGGCAGCTACAACCTGACCTTCCCCTCGGGCGTCGGGTTCACCGGCATCGCGATCGCGCTGCTCGGGCGGAACAACCCGATCGGCATCGCGCTCGGCGCGCTGATGTGGGGCGCCTTCGACCGCGCCTCCAACCAGCTGGGCTTCGACGGCTTCCAGCCCGAGATCGTGCTGATCATCGAGGGCACCATCGTCATCTCGGTGGTCGTCGCCTACGAGGTGGTCCGCCGCTACGGTCTCAAGCGCCAGCAGTCCAGGGTCGGCCGCGAACTCGCCGCCGCGGCTGCCCAGGCGGCCGGCTCCACCAACAAGGAGGCGGCGGCATGA